The following DNA comes from Mycobacteriales bacterium.
CGGCCTTCGGGTCAGCCGTGCCGTAGACCAGTCGGTCGATCCGGGCCAGGACCGCAGCACCGGCGCACATCGTGCACGGCTCCAGGGTGACGACCAGCGTGCAACCGGACAGGCGCCACCGGCCCAGGACCTCGGCCGCCTGCCGCAGCGCGAGCACCTCCGCGTGCGCGGTCGGATCGCCCAGCCGCTCGCGGGCGTTGCCCGCCTCGGCGATGGGCGTGCCGTCCGGGTCGACGACCACGGCGCCGACCGGCACGTCGGCCGCACCCGGCCCGTCCCGCACGGCCGCGGCGAGCGCGAGCCGCATCCACGGGTCGTACGCCGTCATGCCTCGCGCAGCATCTCGAGTTCGGCCAGGCAGCCGGCGTTC
Coding sequences within:
- the tadA gene encoding tRNA adenosine(34) deaminase TadA, which gives rise to MTAYDPWMRLALAAAVRDGPGAADVPVGAVVVDPDGTPIAEAGNARERLGDPTAHAEVLALRQAAEVLGRWRLSGCTLVVTLEPCTMCAGAAVLARIDRLVYGTADPKAGAVGSLWDVVRDRRLNHRPEVVGGVLRDECGALLRDFFAGHRG